CCGGATGGTCCATCCCACCGATGGCTTCCTCGAAGAATCGACCCTGAGGCTGGCGATTGCGCGCCGCTTCGTCCAACTCCTCCTCGTCGAGCCATTGGTAGCGGGCGACCTCGCCGTTGATCACCAAGCGGTTGTTGCGTAGCGAGACCTCGTCGCCGGGAAGTCCCACCACACGCTTGACCAGGCGCTTCTGATCGCTGGGGGAGAAGAAGACCACGATGTCTCCACGCTGGGGATCGTCCCAGGCCACCAGATGCACCGTGGTGAAGGGCAGGCGCAGGCTGTAGGCCAGCTTGTTGACGAAGATACGATCCCCTTCGAGAATGGTCGGAACCATGGAACCGGTGGGAACGTCGTTCCAGTCGGCAAAGACGGAGCGGAAAGAGCCCACCACCAATAGGATGATCAGCAGCGGCTTGATCCACTCGCGCCACAGCCGCACCATGGTCGAAGGCTGGGGTTGTTCGTCCGTCGTGCTCTTTTTCTCTTCTGCGCTCATCAAAATCCTCCCGGCGGGATTATACGCCGTTGTTCCTCTTCCCGCTGCACCGGTCGTGCCCGGCGGTCTCTTGGGTCAGCGCTCCAGCCTACCCTCTCCCACGGCGCCCCACCCTTCCGCCCAGGGCCTCTTTATGGTAAAAGCAGATCAGTCGTATGTGCGGCCCGGAGCCGCTGATCGCCTGCAAATGACCACCGTTTGAAGAGTGCCGTCCGCCAAAATCGAGAAAAGCCCGAACGGACGACATACTCCGTTCATTATTGAGAACCGAGCTGCGGCCCGGAGGATTCCTTCCCTATGACTACTGCTATGACCACCGCGGAATACATCGCTCTGGAGGACCGCTACGGAGCGCACAATTACCACCCCCTGGATGTCGTCCTCACCCGCGGTGAGGGCTGTTGGGTCTGGGATGTCGAGGGCAACAAATACCTCGACTGCCTGGCTGCTTACTCGGCGGTCAACCAGGGACACTGCCACCCGAAGCTGCTCAAAGTGCTCATCGAGCAGAGCTGCCGCATGGCGCTGACCTCCCGAGCTTTCCGCAACGACCAGCTAGGCTTGTTCTACAAGGAGCTCAGCGACCTCACCGGCTACGAGAAGGTACTGCCCATGAACACCGGCGCCGAAGCGGTGGAGACCGCCATCAAGGCGGCGCGCAAATGGGCCTACACGGTCAAGCGGGTACCGGAGGATCAGGCTGAGATCCTGGTCTTCGACAATAACTTCCACGGCCGCACCACCACCATCGTCGGCTTCTCCTCGGAGGAGCAGTATCGGAGCGGTTTCGGCCCCTTCACGCCGGGCTTCAAGATCCTGCCCTACGGTGACACCGACGCGGTCTCCAAGGCCATGAGCTCCAACGTCGCCGCCGTGCTGGTGGAGCCGATCCAGGGCGAGGGCGGCATCATCGTGCCGCCGAAGGGCTTCCTCAAAGCCCTCCGTCAGCTGACCAAGAAGCACAACGCGCTGCTCCTGGCAGACGAGATCCAGGCCGGCCTGGGGCGCACCGGCAAGCTCTTCTCCTTCGAACACGAAGACATCCGGCCGGATATCGTGATCATCGGCAAGGCCCTCTCCGGCGGCCTCTACCCGGTCTCTGCCATCCTCGCCGACGACGAGGTCATGGGGGTGTTCAAACCCGGCGATCACGGTTCCACCTATGGCGGCAACCCGGTGGCCGCCGCCGTCGCCCGCGCCGCGGTGCAGGCGTTGGTGGAGGAGAAGATGATCGAGAACTCCGCCGAGCTGGGTGAGTACGCCATCAAGGAGCTCAAGGGGCTCGACTGCGACCACATCAAGGAGATTCGCGGCCGCGGCCTGTGGATCGGCATCGAGCTGCATCCCGAGGCCGGCGGCGCCCGGCGCTTCTGCGAGGCGCTGCAACGGGAGGGAATCCTGTGCAAGGAAACCCACACACACGTCATCCGGCTGGCTCCGCCCCTGAACATCACGCGGGAAGAGCTGGATTGGGCACTGGAACGCTTGAGCGCCGTGCTCACCAACATGGCGCCGCCGGAGGGCCTGCCGGCGCCCAAGCAGAAGAAGGGTCTGCGCAAGCTACTCGGCGTCCTCGGGCGCTGAGCGTCGGATTCATCCCGGAGCCGCTCCCGGCCTCGTCCGGGAGGGCTCCCCCATCGCCTTCCCCGCTGGAGAACTCTCATCTCCTCCCGCGAGGGAAACGAGAGGAGGTTCTCATGTCGTTGCACTCCACCCTCAACCGCC
This Acidobacteriota bacterium DNA region includes the following protein-coding sequences:
- the lepB gene encoding signal peptidase I; this encodes MSAEEKKSTTDEQPQPSTMVRLWREWIKPLLIILLVVGSFRSVFADWNDVPTGSMVPTILEGDRIFVNKLAYSLRLPFTTVHLVAWDDPQRGDIVVFFSPSDQKRLVKRVVGLPGDEVSLRNNRLVINGEVARYQWLDEEELDEAARNRQPQGRFFEEAIGGMDHPVAFSPYQPVEQRARNFGPIKVPEGQFFVMGDNRDNSRDSRFFGTVERDRIVGRAAAVAFSLDRKEGFQPRWSRSFQKLE
- the rocD gene encoding ornithine--oxo-acid transaminase; amino-acid sequence: MTTAEYIALEDRYGAHNYHPLDVVLTRGEGCWVWDVEGNKYLDCLAAYSAVNQGHCHPKLLKVLIEQSCRMALTSRAFRNDQLGLFYKELSDLTGYEKVLPMNTGAEAVETAIKAARKWAYTVKRVPEDQAEILVFDNNFHGRTTTIVGFSSEEQYRSGFGPFTPGFKILPYGDTDAVSKAMSSNVAAVLVEPIQGEGGIIVPPKGFLKALRQLTKKHNALLLADEIQAGLGRTGKLFSFEHEDIRPDIVIIGKALSGGLYPVSAILADDEVMGVFKPGDHGSTYGGNPVAAAVARAAVQALVEEKMIENSAELGEYAIKELKGLDCDHIKEIRGRGLWIGIELHPEAGGARRFCEALQREGILCKETHTHVIRLAPPLNITREELDWALERLSAVLTNMAPPEGLPAPKQKKGLRKLLGVLGR